The following are encoded in a window of Bacillus sp. SORGH_AS_0510 genomic DNA:
- the fdnG gene encoding formate dehydrogenase-N subunit alpha, whose amino-acid sequence MNLNRRQFLKLSGATAATLAVVELGFNEKTAYAKTKEFKIAKATVTPTICCYCGVGCGILVHTKNNTVVYTEGDPDNPINEGKLCSKGTTLRQLYTSEKRLTKPLYRAPGSNKWEEKEWGWMLDTIAKRTKETRDRSFVEVENGITVNKTEKIASLGGAALDNEETYLLSKLMRGLGVTYLEHQARIUHSSTVAGLAPTFGRGAMTNHWNDLQHTDCALIIGANPAENHPISFRWLTKAKERGGKIVSVDPRYTRTSAQADVYAPLRSGTDIPFIGGMINYALEKNLIHKEYVVNYTNAAFIVKEGYDFNEGLFSGYDEAKRAYDKTKWAIETTEDGKPVKDASLTHPRSVFQLMKKHYSRYDVNTVTTVTGTPREDYVKVCEAFCSTGKVGKAGTIMYAMGTTQHTVGSQNVRIYAILQLLLGNIGLPGGGINAMRGESNVQGSTDFGLLFDNLTGYLGAPKATVSEHATLKGYLEKETPKTGYWSNKPKFVVSLLKAWYGANATKDNEFGYQFLPKGNKNYSHINLFNAMYKGELDGAFLFGTNPVVGGPNAGKEKEALGKLKWLVAIDLWETETSAFWQKEAGSDPATINTEVFLLPASASFEKEGSISNSSRWMQYRWKAIDSRGEARPDLDIIHELALKLKALYANSPKSADKPFLALDWNYGTGEVPDIDLVAKEINGYDLKTGKLIAGFGALLDDGTTSSGNWIYSGFYPEEGKNKSKNRDNIDTGGENYLNWSYAWPSNRRILYNRASADPSGQPWSKEKAVIWWDAVQKKWVGNDVPDFKPVLGPTEPGGTGAFMMNKDGVALLFAPTLNDGPFPEHYEPFESPVANAFSKVQLNPATVVIEGDFNKKGDKKKFPIIATTYRVSEHWQSGSMTRNQEWLSELAGHMFVEMSEELAKEKGIKNKDKIIVSSARGEIKAFAMVTKRFKPIITNGKKVHEVGMPWHFGYKGFATGDTANRLTPHIGDANTMIPEFKAFLCDVRRAD is encoded by the coding sequence ATGAACCTAAATCGCCGGCAATTTCTAAAGCTGTCAGGGGCGACGGCAGCTACACTTGCTGTGGTGGAACTTGGCTTTAATGAAAAGACTGCCTATGCAAAGACGAAGGAATTCAAAATTGCCAAAGCTACTGTAACACCAACCATTTGCTGCTACTGTGGTGTCGGATGCGGAATTCTCGTCCACACCAAAAACAACACGGTGGTTTATACGGAAGGGGATCCGGATAACCCAATCAACGAAGGTAAGCTATGCAGTAAAGGAACCACATTAAGACAGTTATATACATCTGAAAAACGCTTAACCAAACCACTTTATCGTGCTCCTGGAAGCAATAAGTGGGAAGAAAAAGAATGGGGTTGGATGCTTGACACCATTGCTAAGCGGACAAAAGAAACGCGCGACCGTTCCTTTGTGGAAGTCGAAAATGGCATCACGGTAAATAAAACTGAAAAGATTGCCAGCCTTGGCGGTGCGGCGCTTGATAATGAAGAAACCTACCTGCTATCCAAACTAATGAGAGGGCTTGGTGTCACCTACTTAGAGCATCAGGCACGAATATGACATAGTTCTACGGTTGCCGGTCTGGCACCTACATTTGGTCGTGGAGCAATGACGAACCATTGGAATGATTTGCAGCATACGGATTGTGCGTTGATTATCGGCGCAAACCCTGCAGAGAATCATCCGATTAGCTTTAGATGGCTGACAAAAGCAAAGGAAAGAGGCGGTAAAATCGTCAGTGTGGACCCGCGTTACACAAGAACGTCCGCACAGGCAGATGTGTATGCTCCGCTTCGCTCCGGTACGGATATTCCGTTCATTGGCGGGATGATTAACTATGCGCTTGAAAAAAATCTTATTCACAAAGAGTATGTTGTTAACTATACAAATGCTGCCTTCATCGTGAAGGAAGGTTATGACTTTAATGAGGGTCTTTTCTCCGGATACGATGAAGCAAAAAGAGCCTATGACAAAACAAAATGGGCGATTGAAACGACAGAAGATGGAAAACCGGTGAAGGATGCATCCTTAACACATCCACGCTCTGTCTTCCAATTAATGAAGAAGCATTATTCTCGTTATGATGTAAATACCGTAACAACCGTGACAGGAACACCAAGAGAAGACTACGTAAAGGTATGCGAGGCGTTCTGTTCAACAGGTAAGGTGGGCAAGGCAGGAACCATCATGTATGCGATGGGTACAACCCAGCATACGGTCGGCTCTCAAAACGTCCGGATCTATGCCATCTTGCAGCTTTTATTAGGAAACATTGGCTTACCTGGCGGTGGCATCAACGCGATGCGCGGTGAATCGAACGTTCAAGGTTCAACCGACTTTGGTTTATTATTTGATAACTTAACGGGCTACCTCGGTGCCCCAAAAGCAACGGTTTCAGAGCATGCCACTCTTAAAGGATATTTGGAAAAAGAAACACCAAAAACAGGCTACTGGAGCAATAAGCCGAAATTCGTGGTCAGCTTGCTAAAGGCTTGGTACGGTGCGAACGCTACGAAAGATAACGAATTCGGGTATCAATTCCTGCCAAAAGGCAACAAAAACTACTCCCACATCAATTTATTTAATGCGATGTATAAGGGAGAGCTAGATGGTGCGTTCCTATTTGGAACTAACCCGGTTGTCGGCGGACCGAATGCTGGAAAAGAAAAAGAAGCCTTGGGCAAGCTGAAGTGGCTAGTGGCCATTGACCTTTGGGAAACAGAAACGTCTGCCTTCTGGCAAAAAGAAGCGGGCAGTGACCCAGCAACGATCAATACAGAAGTGTTCCTGCTCCCAGCCTCCGCTTCGTTTGAAAAAGAAGGAAGTATATCGAACAGCTCACGCTGGATGCAGTATCGTTGGAAAGCCATCGATTCAAGAGGCGAAGCACGGCCAGATCTCGATATCATTCACGAATTAGCGCTAAAACTGAAGGCGTTATATGCAAACAGTCCTAAATCAGCAGACAAACCGTTCTTAGCACTTGATTGGAATTATGGTACTGGAGAAGTACCTGATATTGATCTTGTGGCAAAAGAAATCAACGGCTATGACTTGAAAACAGGCAAATTAATCGCTGGTTTTGGTGCGCTGTTAGATGATGGAACCACTTCAAGTGGTAACTGGATATATTCCGGCTTCTATCCTGAAGAAGGCAAAAATAAATCCAAAAACCGCGACAACATAGATACAGGTGGGGAAAATTATTTGAATTGGTCATATGCTTGGCCATCAAACCGTCGTATCCTTTATAACCGTGCCTCTGCTGATCCAAGTGGCCAACCGTGGAGTAAGGAAAAGGCGGTCATTTGGTGGGATGCCGTTCAGAAGAAATGGGTCGGCAATGATGTTCCAGACTTTAAGCCAGTATTAGGACCTACCGAGCCAGGCGGAACGGGAGCATTTATGATGAACAAGGATGGTGTAGCGCTATTATTTGCACCTACTTTGAATGACGGTCCGTTCCCTGAGCACTATGAGCCATTCGAAAGCCCTGTAGCGAATGCTTTTTCTAAGGTTCAATTGAATCCGGCAACTGTGGTTATTGAGGGTGACTTCAATAAAAAGGGTGACAAAAAGAAATTCCCTATCATCGCGACCACTTATCGAGTCAGTGAACACTGGCAGTCAGGCTCCATGACAAGGAACCAGGAGTGGCTGTCTGAATTAGCAGGCCATATGTTTGTGGAAATGAGCGAAGAGCTTGCAAAAGAAAAAGGCATCAAGAACAAAGATAAGATCATTGTCAGCTCCGCACGTGGAGAAATTAAAGCCTTTGCGATGGTGACGAAGCGCTTTAAGCCAATCATCACTAACGGTAAGAAGGTCCATGAAGTAGGAATGCCATGGCACTTTGGCTATAAAGGATTTGCAACAGGAGATACAGCCAACCGCCTGACACCGCACATTGGAGATGCCAATACCATGATTCCTGAATTTAAAGCATTCCTCTGTGATGTTAGGAGGGCTGACTAA
- a CDS encoding 4Fe-4S dicluster domain-containing protein has translation MTKYVKYVDVTKCDGCRACMVACKNWNDLPAEPTEFLGSVQSHAKTTADTWNVLQYIEHENGKGDLEYLFRHSSCFHCTDAACEKVCPENAISYTKYGSVVIDQDKCVGCGYCVQNCPFEVISLKTYKDKNGKEYKKSHKCTMCTDRLDEGLQPACVTTCHTGAMEFGEAEAMIQKAEKRVKEIKDRYPNAMVYNPQGVGGTHTVYVLAEKPSVYGLPENPKVPTSAVAWKDYAQPIGKMMLGATTMALVGAFVTNRLFNKEGKENGGGSDE, from the coding sequence ATGACGAAATATGTGAAATATGTGGATGTAACGAAGTGTGACGGCTGTCGTGCCTGTATGGTGGCCTGTAAGAACTGGAATGACCTTCCGGCAGAGCCAACAGAGTTTTTGGGAAGCGTACAGTCCCATGCGAAAACTACAGCCGATACGTGGAACGTCTTACAGTACATCGAGCATGAAAATGGAAAGGGTGATTTAGAATACCTATTCCGCCATTCTTCCTGCTTCCATTGTACAGATGCGGCCTGTGAGAAGGTGTGCCCGGAGAACGCGATCAGCTATACAAAGTATGGCTCGGTTGTCATCGACCAAGACAAGTGTGTGGGCTGTGGGTACTGTGTCCAAAACTGCCCATTTGAAGTGATTTCTTTAAAAACATACAAAGACAAAAACGGAAAAGAGTACAAGAAGTCGCATAAATGCACCATGTGTACAGACCGTCTGGATGAAGGCCTACAACCAGCCTGCGTGACAACATGCCACACAGGAGCCATGGAATTTGGCGAGGCTGAAGCAATGATTCAAAAAGCAGAAAAACGCGTGAAGGAAATCAAGGACCGCTATCCGAATGCCATGGTGTACAACCCGCAAGGTGTAGGTGGAACACATACCGTGTATGTCTTGGCGGAAAAGCCTTCTGTATACGGTTTGCCTGAAAATCCAAAGGTTCCTACCTCTGCAGTGGCCTGGAAGGATTATGCCCAGCCAATCGGTAAAATGATGCTAGGTGCGACAACGATGGCTCTTGTAGGTGCATTTGTAACCAATAGGCTTTTCAATAAAGAAGGCAAGGAAAATGGAGGTGGTAGCGATGAGTAA
- a CDS encoding formate dehydrogenase subunit gamma produces the protein MSKQQKPTIQVKRFSKGFVWAHAINAISFFALYITALPMYTEFFDWLYPVFGGPAGARLLHRIFAVAFVSPTIIFLIFDYKGFMNWMKELITWKKRDLQFFTEFVKELFGFKFKHVKQTFFNAGEKINSILQIVCAIMIIGSGFPMWFPQFFPRAVVQWGYFFHNVGFGLAIAVVVGHIYLSVIHKNSRPGYSGVVTGKVPAWWAKEHYTEWYEEEVKKGNFPKLDDPSNKKKKGA, from the coding sequence ATGAGTAAGCAGCAAAAACCTACTATACAAGTAAAACGGTTTTCAAAGGGCTTTGTGTGGGCACATGCCATAAATGCCATCTCCTTCTTTGCGCTTTATATTACAGCCCTGCCAATGTACACCGAATTTTTTGATTGGTTATACCCGGTTTTTGGCGGTCCAGCGGGAGCGCGACTGCTTCATCGCATCTTTGCGGTTGCTTTTGTTTCGCCAACCATTATCTTTTTGATTTTTGACTATAAAGGCTTTATGAATTGGATGAAAGAGCTTATTACATGGAAAAAGAGAGATCTTCAGTTTTTTACAGAGTTTGTGAAAGAGCTATTTGGCTTTAAGTTCAAGCATGTAAAACAAACGTTCTTTAATGCGGGTGAGAAGATCAACTCCATCCTACAAATTGTATGTGCCATCATGATTATTGGTTCAGGCTTCCCGATGTGGTTCCCGCAATTTTTCCCAAGAGCCGTTGTCCAGTGGGGATATTTCTTCCATAACGTAGGTTTTGGACTAGCGATAGCAGTTGTAGTGGGCCATATCTATCTAAGTGTGATTCACAAAAACTCAAGACCAGGCTACTCCGGGGTAGTCACAGGAAAGGTCCCTGCCTGGTGGGCGAAAGAACACTACACCGAATGGTACGAAGAAGAAGTGAAAAAAGGCAACTTCCCAAAACTAGACGATCCAAGCAACAAAAAGAAAAAAGGCGCTTGA
- a CDS encoding formate dehydrogenase accessory protein FdhE has product MIKSVVSREYQELQKQIVMLQEKWKQQIDRETIRTDLDQAAMDAGVPVAALTAVDFEISLFQQWIAEIIAMLVEMNPHLEPKLAGVGHLLDEKVALRWLDESFTFNYMYFAKFAEENGLEEWIPQFLAETALRPYLQVIAEKVEKDIHQTVPGAGCPVCGEPVRLASLEEEGKKVMHCPRCLFHWQARRLECSHCGNEDHKTIQFLTIEGDAVSQIQVCEQCDGYIKIIDTRQYITKPSAALLDLTSIHLDFVAQENGYNPVGVKKIEN; this is encoded by the coding sequence ATGATTAAGTCCGTTGTTTCAAGAGAGTACCAGGAATTACAAAAGCAAATTGTCATGCTTCAAGAAAAGTGGAAGCAACAGATTGATAGAGAGACCATCCGCACCGACCTCGACCAGGCAGCAATGGACGCAGGAGTGCCAGTTGCAGCATTAACAGCCGTTGACTTTGAAATTTCACTATTCCAACAGTGGATAGCGGAAATTATTGCGATGCTAGTGGAAATGAATCCACACTTAGAACCAAAACTAGCAGGAGTTGGCCATCTATTAGATGAGAAAGTAGCTTTGAGATGGCTCGATGAGTCTTTTACTTTCAATTACATGTACTTTGCTAAGTTTGCCGAAGAAAATGGACTCGAAGAATGGATTCCACAATTTTTAGCTGAAACAGCCCTGCGCCCTTATTTACAAGTAATAGCAGAAAAGGTTGAAAAGGATATACATCAGACTGTGCCGGGAGCGGGCTGTCCAGTCTGCGGTGAGCCGGTAAGATTAGCGTCCCTTGAAGAGGAAGGAAAAAAGGTCATGCATTGCCCGCGCTGTCTGTTCCATTGGCAAGCAAGACGTCTGGAATGTTCGCACTGCGGCAACGAGGACCATAAAACCATTCAGTTTTTAACCATTGAAGGCGATGCAGTCTCCCAAATTCAAGTTTGCGAGCAATGTGACGGCTATATTAAAATTATTGATACAAGACAATATATCACGAAACCGTCTGCCGCCTTACTAGACTTAACCTCCATCCACCTAGACTTCGTCGCACAAGAAAATGGATACAACCCAGTAGGCGTGAAAAAAATAGAGAATTAA
- a CDS encoding molybdenum cofactor guanylyltransferase, with protein MKAAAIILSGGKSSRMGTNKALLKINEKTNIERIADTLKPLFDDIILVTNNPESYEFLGLKMIKDYYPGMGPLAGVHAGLTHSDYDVNFIVACDMPFVSGELAQALVRFCGEYDAVIPVIDGKQHPLFAVFKKEIAGKVAESIEEGTLRMKHLLDRLQVLYVTERDLQSNSLLDLDKVFFNMNHPNEYEDAKKWAEAD; from the coding sequence GTGAAGGCTGCAGCTATTATTTTATCAGGTGGGAAATCTAGCAGAATGGGTACCAACAAAGCCCTGCTAAAAATAAACGAGAAAACAAACATCGAAAGAATTGCAGATACGCTAAAACCCCTCTTTGATGATATAATTCTAGTAACGAACAATCCTGAATCTTATGAATTTTTAGGATTAAAGATGATCAAAGATTATTATCCTGGCATGGGGCCGCTTGCAGGGGTCCATGCAGGCCTGACTCACTCGGATTACGATGTGAACTTTATCGTTGCCTGTGATATGCCGTTTGTCTCGGGGGAACTCGCGCAAGCACTCGTCCGCTTCTGCGGCGAGTATGATGCCGTCATACCAGTGATTGATGGAAAACAACACCCGCTTTTTGCTGTCTTTAAAAAGGAGATTGCAGGTAAAGTGGCTGAGAGCATTGAAGAAGGAACACTCCGAATGAAGCACCTTTTAGATCGCTTACAGGTGCTGTATGTTACTGAAAGAGATTTGCAATCGAATAGCCTACTAGATCTTGATAAGGTCTTTTTTAATATGAATCACCCGAATGAGTACGAAGATGCAAAAAAGTGGGCCGAAGCAGATTAG
- the glp gene encoding gephyrin-like molybdotransferase Glp: protein MQFFKVKTVEETFALIEEQIPVTPHTEVRGLEEALHYILAEPVTAKENVPSFNRSTVDGYAVKAKDTYGSSESMPGFLTVTGEVKMGEVPHAVVGPGNAVYVPTGGMMPSGSDSVIMIEHCEDLDGLLNTYKQIAPGENVIRAGEDIKEGETLLTAGTKLRPQELGALASLGITHVTVFRQLKVGYLSSGDEIVPYQTETLQEGQIRDINYLTIAGLAREWNIEVVYGGIVKDDFDTFRQKARELYDQVDCLILSGGSSVGAKDYTTEVIQSLGDPGVFVHGISIKPGKPTILAMADGKPVIGLPGHPASAMIIFRLFGERILRKLMGEKTEHKPERIYARITKNIPSSPGRSDYIRVRLSEKEGEWWAEPIIGKSGLITTLVKSDGIVEIVSEKEGISQGEYVPVIASR, encoded by the coding sequence ATGCAATTTTTCAAAGTAAAGACAGTTGAAGAAACATTTGCCTTAATCGAGGAACAAATACCGGTGACACCACATACAGAGGTGCGGGGGCTTGAGGAGGCCCTCCACTATATTCTTGCTGAACCGGTCACAGCCAAGGAAAATGTGCCGAGTTTTAATCGCTCAACTGTGGATGGATATGCCGTAAAAGCAAAGGATACGTATGGTTCCTCTGAATCGATGCCAGGATTTCTTACTGTAACAGGAGAAGTGAAAATGGGCGAGGTTCCCCATGCAGTGGTGGGCCCGGGCAATGCTGTCTATGTGCCAACTGGCGGTATGATGCCTTCAGGCAGTGACAGTGTCATTATGATTGAACATTGTGAGGACCTTGATGGCCTCTTAAATACATACAAGCAAATTGCACCGGGCGAAAATGTAATTCGTGCCGGTGAAGATATCAAAGAAGGTGAGACCCTCCTTACAGCAGGGACAAAGCTCCGTCCCCAAGAGTTAGGAGCACTTGCCTCTCTAGGGATTACCCATGTAACGGTTTTTCGTCAATTGAAGGTAGGCTATCTTTCTTCTGGAGATGAAATTGTCCCCTATCAAACGGAAACACTTCAAGAAGGCCAAATCCGTGACATCAATTATTTGACGATTGCAGGGCTGGCTCGAGAATGGAATATAGAGGTCGTATACGGCGGCATCGTGAAGGATGACTTCGATACGTTCCGTCAAAAGGCCCGCGAGTTATATGACCAAGTAGACTGCTTGATTCTTTCAGGAGGAAGCTCTGTCGGGGCAAAGGACTATACGACGGAAGTTATTCAATCCTTGGGGGATCCTGGGGTATTTGTCCACGGGATTTCTATCAAGCCAGGGAAGCCAACCATTCTTGCGATGGCAGATGGAAAACCAGTCATTGGGCTGCCGGGACATCCGGCATCAGCGATGATCATCTTCCGTCTATTTGGCGAAAGAATTTTACGCAAGTTGATGGGTGAAAAAACCGAGCATAAACCAGAGCGAATTTATGCAAGAATCACGAAGAATATTCCATCCTCTCCAGGGCGGTCTGATTATATTCGCGTCCGCCTGTCGGAAAAAGAGGGAGAATGGTGGGCAGAGCCGATTATCGGAAAATCGGGCCTGATCACTACATTAGTGAAAAGCGATGGCATTGTGGAGATTGTTTCAGAAAAAGAGGGAATTTCACAGGGAGAATACGTGCCTGTGATTGCATCACGATAG
- a CDS encoding molybdopterin biosynthesis protein: MNQKYYQRKIYLEDKPRAEAREEILAAQQLLSETEYLSTSEALGRATAEPIFARVSMPHYHASAMDGIAVVAESTYSAHEQNPLELKKGSQFCYVDTGNAIPSSFNAVIMIEHVHAIDEETIEIIEPATPWQHIRPIGEDIVQEEMLFPQGHVLRPADLGVLLAAQQTVIPVVKKPLVTIIPTGNELVAADSELSSGNIIEFNGTVFANFIKEWGGKPKLHPIVKDEPEKIKEALLAAAETSDIIVINAGSSAGRKDFTVHIINEIGTVFTHGVAARPGKPVILGKINGKIVIGVPGYPVSAYLALEWFVRPLVCKYLGIPEPKRQTVTVKLGRRIVSSMGAEDFVRMNIGYVNGQFVANPLTRAAGVTMSYVRADGLLIVPPNIIGYEQGDLAEVELLRPFEEVKNSIVFCGSHDLTIDLLSSQLKRVATDRKIVSSHVGSMAGIMAIRKGEAHVAGIHLLDPSTKQYNVSYVNKILAGQDVILYPFLKRKQGWILPKGNPLEIENVADMARVKANFVNRQKGAGTRILFDLLLSEEGLTSEDIVGYEREMFSHLAVAAEVKGDRSGAGLGIYPAAKAMDLDFIPVADEEYDLLMTRSFYESDNGRQLIELIQSPAFKAQVEKIGGYQVVENAEPKRLSEEVY, encoded by the coding sequence ATGAACCAGAAGTATTATCAACGGAAAATTTATTTAGAAGATAAACCCCGAGCGGAAGCAAGAGAAGAAATTCTTGCAGCACAACAGCTGCTCTCTGAAACGGAGTATCTCTCAACATCGGAAGCCTTGGGACGAGCAACGGCTGAACCCATTTTTGCCCGAGTCTCGATGCCACATTATCATGCCTCCGCTATGGACGGCATTGCCGTTGTAGCAGAAAGCACCTATTCAGCTCATGAACAGAATCCATTGGAGCTGAAAAAAGGCAGTCAATTTTGCTATGTAGATACAGGAAATGCTATTCCATCCTCGTTTAACGCGGTGATTATGATTGAGCACGTTCATGCCATTGATGAAGAAACGATTGAAATCATTGAACCAGCTACTCCATGGCAGCATATCCGCCCAATTGGGGAAGATATTGTTCAGGAGGAGATGCTGTTCCCGCAAGGCCATGTATTGAGGCCGGCAGATTTAGGCGTACTCTTGGCCGCACAGCAAACCGTTATTCCCGTCGTAAAAAAACCCCTCGTTACGATTATTCCAACAGGGAATGAATTGGTGGCGGCAGATTCAGAGCTTTCTTCAGGCAACATTATTGAATTTAATGGAACAGTGTTTGCTAACTTCATAAAGGAATGGGGCGGCAAACCGAAGCTGCACCCGATTGTGAAGGACGAGCCGGAGAAGATTAAAGAAGCTCTTTTAGCAGCAGCTGAAACCTCTGATATTATTGTGATCAATGCTGGTTCTTCCGCGGGTCGAAAGGATTTCACGGTCCATATTATTAATGAAATTGGCACTGTCTTTACCCATGGGGTCGCCGCACGGCCTGGTAAACCTGTAATTTTAGGAAAAATCAATGGGAAAATCGTCATTGGCGTTCCAGGATATCCGGTCTCTGCTTATTTAGCCTTAGAGTGGTTTGTCCGCCCACTTGTCTGCAAATATTTAGGCATTCCTGAACCTAAGAGACAGACGGTAACGGTGAAGCTAGGCCGCCGTATTGTCTCCTCCATGGGTGCAGAGGACTTTGTCCGAATGAATATCGGTTATGTGAACGGACAGTTTGTTGCAAATCCACTGACAAGAGCTGCTGGGGTAACGATGTCATATGTCCGAGCAGACGGTCTTTTGATCGTACCGCCCAATATCATTGGCTATGAACAAGGAGATCTTGCTGAGGTAGAGCTGTTACGACCGTTTGAAGAGGTAAAAAACTCGATCGTATTTTGCGGAAGCCACGATTTGACGATTGATCTATTGTCATCGCAATTAAAACGGGTTGCTACTGATAGAAAAATTGTCTCGTCACATGTCGGCAGTATGGCCGGAATCATGGCGATTCGAAAAGGCGAGGCCCATGTAGCGGGTATTCATTTGCTTGACCCTAGTACAAAGCAATATAATGTGTCATATGTAAATAAAATTCTAGCAGGGCAAGATGTCATTCTTTATCCATTTTTAAAAAGAAAGCAAGGATGGATTTTACCAAAAGGAAATCCACTAGAAATAGAGAACGTGGCTGATATGGCTAGAGTGAAGGCGAATTTCGTGAACCGTCAAAAAGGAGCCGGCACAAGGATTCTATTTGATTTGCTGCTTTCCGAAGAGGGACTCACATCAGAAGACATTGTCGGCTATGAACGGGAAATGTTCTCCCATCTAGCGGTGGCAGCAGAGGTAAAGGGTGACCGCTCTGGAGCTGGGCTTGGAATTTACCCGGCCGCAAAGGCGATGGATTTGGACTTTATTCCTGTAGCTGATGAAGAATATGATTTATTAATGACAAGAAGCTTTTATGAAAGTGACAACGGAAGACAGCTAATTGAACTGATCCAGTCGCCTGCGTTTAAGGCCCAGGTAGAAAAAATTGGCGGTTATCAAGTAGTGGAAAATGCAGAGCCAAAGCGCTTGTCTGAAGAGGTGTATTAA
- a CDS encoding molybdenum cofactor biosynthesis protein MoaE yields the protein MKMFEISKEPIDIQAIVDKVVQRDAGAITTFIGTVRELTKGKKTLFLIYEAYEAMAVKKLEQIGAEIEKRWEGSCVAITHRVGRLDITDVAVVIAVSTPHRADAYEANRYAIERIKEIVPIWKKEHWEDGEEWMGNQLETVAYPSGKPEESDLNE from the coding sequence ATGAAGATGTTTGAAATCTCAAAGGAACCGATTGATATACAAGCAATCGTTGATAAAGTTGTCCAGCGAGATGCAGGGGCGATAACAACTTTTATCGGTACGGTCCGCGAATTAACAAAAGGAAAGAAAACCTTATTTTTAATTTATGAGGCGTATGAAGCGATGGCCGTGAAAAAGCTGGAGCAAATTGGCGCAGAGATTGAAAAGCGCTGGGAAGGTTCATGCGTCGCGATTACCCACCGTGTTGGCCGCTTGGATATAACGGATGTGGCAGTTGTCATTGCTGTTTCTACCCCGCACCGGGCCGATGCTTATGAAGCAAACCGGTATGCGATTGAACGGATCAAGGAAATTGTGCCAATCTGGAAGAAAGAGCACTGGGAAGATGGCGAGGAATGGATGGGCAATCAGCTTGAAACGGTGGCCTACCCAAGCGGTAAGCCGGAGGAGAGTGACTTGAATGAATAA
- the moaD gene encoding molybdopterin converting factor subunit 1, whose product MNKVLFFAHLRDAIGGEEFLTIDASGKTVAELKDELAANYNLPKMDTVMTAINEEFASNDEVIAEGDVIAFIPPVSGG is encoded by the coding sequence ATGAATAAGGTATTATTTTTTGCCCATTTGCGTGATGCGATCGGCGGTGAGGAGTTCCTGACGATCGATGCAAGCGGTAAAACGGTTGCGGAATTAAAAGACGAGTTAGCCGCCAATTATAACCTGCCGAAAATGGACACCGTGATGACGGCTATCAACGAAGAGTTTGCATCCAATGATGAGGTCATTGCTGAAGGTGATGTCATTGCGTTCATCCCTCCTGTTAGTGGCGGGTGA